The genomic region TGAAGATTCCTAACACCGCCTCTCAAACATTATTGCCGAAAAATTAAATGAACATGAAGATTCCTAACTACATAATTACATATATCCACAAATGTATCTCTATATCATTTATCCCTAAAATCACCCCAAATTTAACCTAGTTCTTAGATTAATTCATTCGGAAAAATAAAATCACCTCCAAAAACATAACATTTGTTCGCGCTAACAAAATTTCCGCATTATTACATTACATATTGCTAAAaccttcaacaacaacaacaacataatcCTCAATTTCCAGTAAAAATAACACTGCTTCTCCAACATTATTGCCGGAAAATTAATCGAACATCAAGATTCTTAACTACATATATCCACGATAAAAGTCCAACTCTTATCACCCTAAAATCACCTcaaatttaacctaattcttagGTTAATTCAATCGAAAACAACAAAATCAATACTCAGTACAATACAAAACTTCGCATTTACAGCAATTGAAAATCTATGAAAGTGTTGCACATTATTCATACATAATATCGTATACTACATTAATTTCGAGCAAAAATGTTGAAGATTAGGTTTTGGGAGAAGACGAACCATGAAGAGAGGTGCGATGGCGGAAAGAGTGGAGATAAGTTGCGGATGAAAACGACGACGTCGACGCCATTGCCATTGAAGAGCTACCAAAgcgtagtttttttttttgctgaataAAGAGAACAGATACTGGATAAGAGACTGTAAGAGTGTGACTGTGTGAGACACAATGAGCTCTGTATTGTATTTTAACAATAAAATATTAACCCAAAAAAATACTCCgtatatttttttattaaaaatgtaaaaataatatttttttatataaaaaaacggAAAATTCACCCGGGAAACACGAAATAGTCAATACCTGCTTTTTAAACGGGAAAACTTTAAGAGACCATAGTCCATACCTCTTGTTTACGAGCTCAGAAAATgacgagttttttttttttcaaatcaatcatctttccgagaactgCGATTTGAAAAAGAAAAGTTGGTCGTATTTCAATCCTGTGGTTGGGAGCTTTTGTATGTCATTTTATTTTAGTGAAGAAACTTTGAATGACTATATCTCTTGGTCACAACTCACAACTTCCAAATTCGACAATTGTTGATAGATTATGTCTTTTAACTGTTAAGTACATCAGGTAAAGTTTTAATCTTATAGAAGGTTCGCGGGGTTGAAGAATACTGGCAGATATACCGTCCTGACAGTATATTATGCAGCAAATTTTAGGTCGCAACCGTAGCTCATATAACTTGATTGGAATAATTGTGGCACACCACAATTTCTGTACAAATTCACTCTTGTCAAGCATGTACAAATGGTTACATCACTTACATGACTTTGGTTGGGAGCCTGGGATCTATTGAAGCTTAACATCATGCTCGTGAACGCATTACAAACAAAGTCGAGTAAAATCATGCCCCTACTAAAGTCAGCAAATAAGTGTTAACACACAATTTATTCCCCGTTGTTTTATATGAGACGGTCTAAAACTGCCCCAAATACGACTATGACTTATGAGTGTGAATGTCTCCTACAAGACTGGTTATTACACTGCTTTTGACACCAGAACACGATATCCATCCTGAGCACTTCAAGCTATATCGACCACTGCTCGACCAATGATGGTTCCCTCACTGAGATCTTGGTATGCTTTATTTGCCTCCTCAAAGTTGTATACTTTTGAAACAGCTGCCTTGAGATCAAATGTACCTGTCTCTGCCAATTTAACTATCTTGGGTAGATCCTGTCTCGCCCTTGCTCCATACGAACCAATTATTTTTACCTGTTGAACAATGGATCATAGAAAATATTAGGACTATGGAGTATGGACGCAGGAGAGAGTCTTACAAGAGGCTCATGGCTGTGATGCCGAAAACCAGGCAAAATTAAATGCCTACTAATAAGGTTTAGAAACATATGCACCTGTCTACGAACAAGACGGTTTATATCCACTTCCCCTCTGGCATTGACATCAGCAAGCCCAATCATGACGGCTTTTCCTCCATCGCGAACACTTTGTGTGCACTGTTGGAATGTTCTTGGTTTACCCAAAGCTTCAATGGCGATGTCCACACCTAATCCTCCAGTTAATTCCTATACCAAACAATTCAATTTGAAAGCTGAAATACTAAATACAGACAATCAGGACAAGTTCATGGTCTCATGAAAGATATACATCAAGGGATCGAAATACTTGTAATCCTCAAACACAAGTCATAAAAAAGGATGGGAAGAAAATACAACAAGGACGTTCAAGTTAAACAGCGGTGCAGTTCTACGATAGGCACGAGGAGTGAGGTACAAATATGTCAAGTAACCAaaaatatatactccgtattacaaTAACATTAGTATAGTAAGAATTATTTTCAAATCCCCAGGGCTTTGGAGAGCAAATTCCAATAATGTGAAATGTTTCTTTTCCGTAAAAGAGGTGTGGTTGCATATTTGTGAGTTTGTGACCACCTTGCCTCGTCATAGGCAGAAGCCTTTGACACATTCCATATTGTCGTCATAGTGGTTTTTTCCATTAAGAAAGATGCAAAATTAGGTCTACTGGCAGAGGCATCTAGTTACAAGATAGTCATTGACCATGAACTAAGTCAGTCAGAATAAACAGTTGGTCTCATTAACCCTTTGTTTTGGATACAAGTAGAGGAGGGAAGGGAAAGTTTCATTAAGTTAATCAACAACACTAAAAACTGACAGAGGATGAAGTACAGTACTTTGACTTTTTCTACTGCATCTTCTTTCAGAGCGTTTACTACGTGAGTAGCACCAACAGCCTTCGCTTTCTCAAGCTTTTCATCACTGATGTCCACGGCGATAATGGGAGAAGCACCAAAAGCACGTGCAATCTGCAAACAACTGAGATATGCATGTACTATTAATGAGAAAAACACAGCTAACCAAAAAAAAAGTGTCCTGTTCTTAACGCGTAAAACATTAGCACGGTTTGTCCGTTTTATTATTTTCAAGAGTGAGTCCAACTCCAACATGAGATCCCAGATTATAAAATTGTCTTTGTGGAAGGCTAGCTTTAACCATGATTTACCGTCTCCTCAACATTAATCATAGTACCATACACTTATTAACTAATTACACATCTTCCAATTAATTTTCAAAGTCTTGCTTCCTTCTTTCTAACTAAACTATCCGATCTATATTGTAACATATAGCAGCTCAATGCAATAAAATGTCCTTAGTGTGTTTGCcgattataaattgtcatttctTACTTAAGAAGGGCTAAAATCCTACAAGTATCCGATAGGGGCCCATGTGTGTCGGATTGGACTCGCCTTTGCATCTCTTTAGCTATACACAGAGGATCCATATCCATGTCCAAATGTCATGTTTGATAAATGGATTTCAAGAAAAAGAAGAATTGATTCTGATCACTGTAAAACATAAATAAATGCAGACTCTAAACGCTCATTCTGgtatatttttatttatttttttgcagTAGCAATTGAGCAACATAGTATAGAACATAGTAATCAGGCTGTCGTCTCAAGTCCAAAATACAACTGCAAAAACATTGAGCATTTGAGCAAGTATATGGCTCAATATGTAGTGCTAAAAACAGTTTTGTAATCATTCTAACCATCATCTTTGACCAAAACATTGTAGTTCATATTATATACCTGGAGCCAACACCTCCAATGCCGATAACAGCAATGGAGTCCCCGCCACGAACATCAGCAGCATGAACCATGGCACCATATGCTGTAAAAACTGCACAGCCTAAAATTGCAGACTCGGTATATGGCAACGAGTCTGGAAGTAGTGTTAGCCCATGTGCTGGGATAACACAATATTCTGCAAGGCCTCCCATACTGTACATGTACACTGGTTTTCCTACACAAAGATACACAACACTTGTGTCATTCAACAAGAGAGAAAGGTATGAACAGTTTTGGTTATGCTTATACATTTACAACATGCAAAGATATCTGTTTTGAACAACGATTAGTTGATCACTCGTCAATTTTACACTAATCATTTCAAACCCTTAATTCTTATGGTTACTCTACTTAGTGAGTTGTACAGATAAATGACGGTTATGTGACTTCCTATTCCGGTGAGGGTTGAAAGAAGTTGGCCTATTGGCCATCCAGTTAACTACAGCTACAAagagaaaagaagaataaatggGAAATATTATACTCTGTATTACACTACATACAAGGTCAGCTCAAAAATCCAGTTGACCTCGTCTTGAGGTTTCAAATGAACTATTCAAGCAAAAGATATTTGGCCACAAACCTTAGCAAATGACAAAAACAAACAACACTAAAAATGCCAAAATGAGACAGCATTAGCAATTTAGCACCACATGCTAACAGTAGACACTAGTTCGGCAAATGTAGACGCATAGAACATATACTCACCATTGCTTCTAAGAAACAATCGTGTTTCACCATCATATAGCGTTCCTTTGGCTCTGTTATAAGCAAAGAAATCCTCACAAAGGTCATCTTGCCCCTATTTAGCACAAAAACATTAATAGCAGAAaattattaaaaaataaaaatggaaatcaaAAGCCTATTTATTTACCTTCGAACAAAAGGAGCAGTTACCACAAGGCATGATAAAAGCTCCAACGACATGCGATCCAACAGGAAATctgtaaaattattattttacagATTATGTCAACTCTATACAGTAGAAAACACCGCATGAGTATCACGCCTTTAGTTCCATTGTTTGAACAAAACATGATTGAACTCGCCGTTTTAACAACTATGAACATAATTAAGATACAATTTACGAACCTTTGGATCGTTCTGCTGTCTGTAAGAGGACCATGCTCAACGACTTCACCTGTGATCTCATGGCCGACAACACAAGGACTGGCAAAGGGAATTTCGCCTTTTATCACATGAAGATCAGAGTGACAGACTCCACAGGCTACAGCCAGTACACCAGAGATATCAGCAGTCAGTATACTGCTATCAGCTTATTTACATTGCATTCACCTTAAGcaattaaattaaaaataaaacacatATGATACCCTCTTTAATCAACAAGCTTCTAATGAAAAAAGAAGATGCAAGGTCTACTAAGTATATGGGGCCTTCTCATCTAACTATTTGATCCGTTTCATGTTTAAGACGGATATgcccgtcttaaacaagaattccTGTTATACAAATTCTCATTTCCATCAAACATTTGTCAAATTGTGCATCACTTGTCACTTTTCATGAATTTACACTCATGTTATAACATACAGTCAAATTCAGGTCCCTCGAATCACAAATAGTCTAAAACAAAATCAATCAAGTATGCCCCTCAAGGCCTCAACCCAACTTTGTCCCACTTATTCCATGTACATCCCCATCACATATGCAAATTCCTATTCAACTTAACTTTTTCCCCCTCCAAACCCCACTTCACATCCCCCTAATCCCCACTACTAATCGAAGATGTCTTAGGCTAGTGGTTAAGATGGAAGTAGTGTGGATATTAGTTCCATGTTCGAATTTCCCTTCCCCTTATATCGTACTATCCCTATcgctaacaaaaacaaaaaaatcaacTGAGGAAAATGGGCAAACAACTCATTCTTCCAAAAGATCATAACTTCAGAAAAAATAACACATACCAAGTAACAAAAAATTCAATTATTCCAAAAGATCATAACTTTAAGCCAAAAAACAAATACCCAACAAAATTAAAGCAATAACAACAAATCCCATTTTTCCCAGAAGATCACAACTTCAAACATATAACAAATATCCAACAAATTAAAGCAACAACAAGTCTAGTTCTTCCAAAAGATCACAACTTCAGAAAAATATCAAATACCCCTTTGTCtccgtcatttgtttaccttttcaaTTATTTGTCAGcggtattttaattaaagataaacaaataattggggAGGCTGGGAGTACCCAACAAAATTTAAGAAAGTCAGTTTGTCTCTCCTGAGACGGTGTATCCACCTCAATCGCACTTGGATAGATGGGACAAGCTTCTTACTAgtccgttttaagtttaagacggatacgTGTCTCAAACAACTACCCCATGCAATCAAAAGATCATAACTTTAAGCTTAGAAAAACAATCAAGTAAAACCCAAAATTACCCTTAGTTTTGACAAGAATTTCATTAGCTTTAGGCCTGGGCATATGAAAATCTTCAAAAGTTAAAGGTTGATTAGGTCCAGTAAACATGACACCTCTCATGTATTTTGAAGttccaccattattaacattatatgaagaaaaagatgaagAATTAGGAGATTGGATTGGGTGTGGTGAGGGTGCATGGCTGTGTAAGGTGGGTATTGTTGAGAGTGTAGAGTATGTTGATGAGATTAATGGAGTTAATATGGTTTTAGTGATTGATTTGCGGATAATTAACGCCATTGATGATGGGATTAAGagtttgtttgatttgatgtgatgatgatgataggaGATTTGAGAGTGGGGGTTGGTGGGGTGGAACTTGGAAGATAGTGATGAGTtggatgatgttgatgatgtggAGTTGGAGTTTATCCAAGTTAAGGTTTAATGATTTGGAGTTCTAATCTGGATTTTGGACTAGGATTCGATTATTTCCTTGTGTTTGTTCAAAGTTCAAACTAATGGTACTGGATTGAGATCGAGATTTTACTTTAAATCGATAGATTGTAATTAAGTCGggattattttttattttttattttattttatttatttatttttttggcaGCAGTAAAATCGTGTAAATCTAACTATCCATAGCCTTGCTTCAAGGCTATGGGCAACATTATTGAAAATTCTAGGAACATAACTAAAAGCTAAGCAATGAAACGAAGAAAAACAGTCATAAATATCCTGCAAAGTCGCCTTAAGAAGATGATGTGGTCGTTTCATTCCTATGATCTGCAAAATCAGTGATAGACAGTCCGAAGAGATCTCCAAATGTCGTATTCCCCTTTCCCTAGCCCATAAAAGTACCAAGCACACACCAAGACCTTCCGCCTGCAACGCTGACTCCGCTCTAATCCTCCTGTCTGTGCTATAGAACCTATTCCCACTTTCGGACATAGCAATCCACCCAACCCCTGCCTTTTCCAACCCCTTCCATCCCGCATCAACCATCACACGAACATTTTCACAATCACTGATCCTACCCACAACACACACCGGATTACTATCAcgaatccaattcaattcacgcTATCCCTCCCAAATGTAATAGTATTGCCGTTCAAATCGCATGAACCTTTTTTAATCTCATCAATGGCGCGAATCCCGGTGCTTGCAATTTGTGACCAAAGGTTAAAGAACATCATAGGATGAAAATCCACTCCTTGAAACAGTATTCGGTTACATTACTCCAAATGCACCAAATCGTGGCTAAAAACCGCACCTGATGTTCCTCCCTACACTCTACATTTTCCAAGTAAGACACCCAATCAATAACCCATGTATCAATGCTCAAAAACGAGTCATGATTTGTACTAATACCAAGCTCAGAACTAACCCACAGCCTTCGGGACACAGGACAGTCCCTAAATAAATGCTCCATTGTTTCCATGGCCATCTCTCCTCCCCGACAGAAGTCGAGATTATTGGATTTGTGAAATGTTGTTAGTAATGACCACACTTTATAATTTGGATTGATGAGATGGTTATGAACTTAGGATCGATCAAATGGGATGATTGAGATCATATTGTGAAATCTCAATACCCAACAAGTTAATTAAAAACATAGTTACTACTTACTACAATGTTAGCAATGATATCAAATTATCAATCTAATGGTTAAAATGGAGGTATTGTGGATAATAGATCCCAGATTCGAATTATACTTCCCTCTCTTGTAATGCGATTAAGTGCGCTTggttaaaccaaaaaaaaaatgttagcAATGGTAAGAACAAGAATTAAGAATAAGAATTAGCTTAAATAGTATACTTCACTTATTTTCTCgaaaaaccgtcttaaaaacctTTGAGTCTCCTCTAGGGTTTCCTGTGAGGGTTCCGTCTTAGTTCGATCTTCGCTCTATCCTTTTTTTAAAGGTTCTTCCTTACGATCGACGTTTGTGTGGGATGTCGGAGGTGAGGAAAAGGATGAGAAAGACTCACATGCCATGCTTATTGGAAAAATCTTGTCCTTTAAATCAATTAATGCGAAAGCGGCTGTTGAGTCACTGGCAAAGCTTTGGTGTACAAAAGGTGCGGTGGTGGGGAAACTCATCGACGCGAAGGAAAATATTTTCACTTTCAAGTTT from Silene latifolia isolate original U9 population chromosome 3, ASM4854445v1, whole genome shotgun sequence harbors:
- the LOC141647183 gene encoding uncharacterized protein LOC141647183; the encoded protein is MALIIRKSITKTILTPLISSTYSTLSTIPTLHSHAPSPHPIQSPNSSSFSSYNVNNGGTSKYMRGVMFTGPNQPLTFEDFHMPRPKANEILVKTKACGVCHSDLHVIKGEIPFASPCVVGHEITGEVVEHGPLTDSRTIQRFPVGSHVVGAFIMPCGNCSFCSKGQDDLCEDFFAYNRAKGTLYDGETRLFLRSNGKPVYMYSMGGLAEYCVIPAHGLTLLPDSLPYTESAILGCAVFTAYGAMVHAADVRGGDSIAVIGIGGVGSSCLQIARAFGASPIIAVDISDEKLEKAKAVGATHVVNALKEDAVEKVKELTGGLGVDIAIEALGKPRTFQQCTQSVRDGGKAVMIGLADVNARGEVDINRLVRRQVKIIGSYGARARQDLPKIVKLAETGTFDLKAAVSKVYNFEEANKAYQDLSEGTIIGRAVVDIA